From a single Gimesia fumaroli genomic region:
- a CDS encoding PspA/IM30 family protein, giving the protein MSYFSRLTDIVTCNLTHLLDNAADPVKEIEQIIAEMNEGLAGANRSVKTAKANEQAIQKELQEHQEQVFHWKEAAKNSLAMGDETEARNSLVRKQEIEDLMAGLEQQHQAAVATCEHLTTTLHALQARLAEAKRKQLELTEKAGLTETSAQATPETSDEAPSLTSSRSEEIESELAALKRELGQ; this is encoded by the coding sequence ATGAGCTATTTCAGTCGGCTCACTGACATTGTTACCTGTAATCTGACTCATTTACTTGATAATGCCGCTGATCCCGTCAAAGAGATCGAGCAGATTATTGCCGAGATGAATGAAGGCCTCGCAGGCGCCAATCGAAGTGTCAAAACAGCTAAGGCGAATGAACAGGCAATCCAGAAAGAACTGCAAGAGCATCAGGAGCAGGTCTTTCATTGGAAAGAGGCCGCGAAGAATTCGCTCGCCATGGGGGATGAAACCGAAGCACGCAATTCGCTGGTTCGCAAACAGGAAATCGAAGACTTGATGGCGGGACTTGAACAGCAACATCAGGCTGCGGTTGCGACTTGCGAACATTTGACGACCACCTTGCATGCCTTGCAGGCACGATTGGCAGAAGCAAAGCGCAAGCAGCTGGAATTAACGGAAAAAGCAGGACTGACAGAAACTTCCGCACAAGCCACCCCGGAAACTTCTGACGAAGCCCCTTCACTGACTTCTTCCCGCTCTGAAGAGATCGAATCCGAATTAGCCGCATTGAAGCGTGAACTGGGCCAATAA
- a CDS encoding RNA polymerase sigma factor, translated as MNSTGYLITILEYHSRKQRCAGFYLQAEATIPVSLSASIEGQRVLSGKGTMNEDDQLMIRIQSGELRAFDEMVEKYQGPLIGFFFRNTRDSQLSEDLSQETLLRVYNQSWDYLPQGRFRGWMYRVARNLLIDNIRRRSHDALIKAYTGKKADEDDSLNRLASEVVSPEEKANIKELALIVDELLGTIPEDQRLTFTLHHYSELTLNEVAEVMETNLATAKSRLRLAREKLREKLKLLGVTGSQQN; from the coding sequence GTGAATTCTACAGGATATCTGATCACAATATTAGAATATCATTCTAGAAAGCAGCGATGTGCCGGTTTCTATTTACAGGCAGAAGCGACGATTCCGGTCAGCTTGTCTGCCAGTATTGAAGGCCAGCGCGTTCTCTCCGGAAAGGGCACCATGAACGAAGACGATCAATTGATGATTCGCATTCAAAGTGGTGAGCTGCGCGCCTTTGATGAGATGGTAGAAAAATATCAGGGTCCTTTGATCGGCTTTTTTTTCCGGAATACGCGTGATTCCCAGCTGTCCGAAGACCTTTCACAGGAAACTCTGCTGCGGGTTTACAATCAATCCTGGGACTATCTGCCTCAAGGGCGATTTCGTGGCTGGATGTACCGTGTGGCGCGAAATCTGTTGATCGACAATATCCGCCGTCGATCACACGATGCACTGATCAAGGCCTATACCGGTAAAAAAGCGGATGAAGACGATTCGTTGAATCGGTTGGCCAGTGAAGTCGTATCGCCGGAAGAGAAAGCCAATATCAAAGAACTGGCATTGATTGTGGACGAGCTGCTGGGAACAATTCCGGAAGATCAGCGTTTAACCTTTACCCTGCACCATTATTCCGAATTGACACTGAACGAAGTCGCGGAGGTCATGGAGACCAATCTGGCGACTGCGAAAAGTCGTTTAAGGCTGGCCCGAGAGAAATTACGAGAAAAATTGAAGTTACTGGGAGTGACGGGCTCACAGCAGAATTAG